Within Cytophagia bacterium CHB2, the genomic segment CAAGCCGCCGTCCCAGCGTTTGCTGCGCGCATTCCGATTGCATATCCCGTGTTGATCGGTTCGGCCGAGATTGCCTGGCGCTATAACGTGCAAACCATCCCGCAGACGTATATCATCGATCGCAACGGAAAAATTGTGAACAGCTATGTCGGTATGGTTTCCGCTTCCGCCTTGCAGGCGGCACTTGAGAGGGCTTTGAATAATCCACCGGCATCGTGACACCGATTCTCGCAATTGACTATTCGCACGCCGCCTGTTGTGTTTTGATAAAAGATTCCTCATTTTCCTTCGCGTTAAACTGACATATGATGAAGCCGGGAGCATCGCCCGGCCTGACGATCGTGACGGAATCGAGGAATTTCATGCTTCGTGCAAAATCTGCGGCAGACGAGCGCCGGCGGCGTTTTGAAGAATCTGCCTTTCCGCACCTGGATGCCCTGCACCATACGGCGCTGCGTCTGACGCGCCACCCGTTTGACGCGGAGGATTTGGTGCAGGAAACGTATTTGCGCGCGTTTCGGTTCTTCGATAAATTCGAGCCCGGCACGAATTTCAAAGCCTGGATTTTTCGGATTCTGTTCAACACGTTCATCAATCAATACCGCAAGAAGGCGCGCGCTCCTCAAAAAGTCGATTTCGAAAAGGTCGCGGAGGTTTATAGCCGGCCGGAGAAAGAGCGCGATGATAAGTTTGAAACAGCATATGATGAACGGCTCTATCGCGCGTTGTTCGGTGATGAAGTGAATGCCG encodes:
- a CDS encoding sigma-70 family RNA polymerase sigma factor, which gives rise to MLRAKSAADERRRRFEESAFPHLDALHHTALRLTRHPFDAEDLVQETYLRAFRFFDKFEPGTNFKAWIFRILFNTFINQYRKKARAPQKVDFEKVAEVYSRPEKERDDKFETAYDERLYRALFGDEVNAALQKLSYEFRMVVLLCDIEGFSYKEIAAITGTPIGTVMSRLSRARQQLQSYLGDYARRAGIVKPNEDSQE